A single Pseudanabaenaceae cyanobacterium SKYG29 DNA region contains:
- a CDS encoding NAD-dependent malic enzyme, translated as MNSSYPNPSYSVSLHLRLPNRPGALATVINALGERGGNLGRIDLVKQTQTVSEREIVVNASSESHALELVEVVKSLPEVELLRWQDRTFALHEGGKIAVTPKVVVARQADLAMVYTPGVGRVSKAIADDPSAVYRYTIKGNTIAIVTDGSAVLGLGNLGAAAALPVMEGKAMLFKQFGGLDAFPICLATQDTEEIIQAVKWLAPVFGGINLEDISAPRCFEIEQRLQEELDIPVFHDDQHGTAIVVLAALTNALRLVGKSLDSVQIVINGAGAAGVAVGRLLRAAGAQYIILCDREGIISQARQNLTASKAEFAVDRSGTLADALVGADVFLGLSIGNVLTVEMVRSMNKEPIVFAMANPIPEIAPELVTNCVAVMATGRSDYPNQINNVLAFPGVLRGALDGRVKRITTEMHLAAARAIASLVSESELRADYIIPSVFDDRVAKSVASAIQKLA; from the coding sequence ATGAACAGTTCCTATCCCAATCCCAGCTACAGTGTCAGCCTACACCTGCGTTTACCCAACCGTCCGGGTGCGCTAGCCACCGTGATCAATGCCCTAGGCGAGCGAGGAGGTAACCTAGGGCGTATTGATCTAGTTAAGCAAACCCAAACCGTTTCTGAGCGGGAAATAGTCGTCAATGCTAGCAGTGAAAGCCATGCTCTGGAATTAGTGGAGGTAGTGAAAAGCCTGCCGGAGGTGGAACTATTGCGCTGGCAAGACCGTACCTTTGCCCTCCATGAGGGGGGAAAAATTGCCGTGACCCCCAAGGTAGTGGTTGCCCGCCAGGCAGACCTAGCAATGGTTTATACTCCTGGTGTGGGCAGAGTGAGCAAAGCCATTGCTGATGACCCCAGTGCTGTCTATCGTTACACAATTAAAGGCAACACGATCGCTATAGTCACCGATGGCAGTGCGGTGCTGGGCTTGGGCAATTTAGGCGCAGCGGCAGCTCTACCCGTGATGGAAGGGAAGGCAATGTTGTTTAAGCAGTTTGGTGGTTTAGACGCTTTCCCTATTTGTTTAGCGACCCAGGACACTGAAGAAATTATCCAAGCAGTCAAATGGCTGGCACCCGTGTTTGGCGGTATTAACTTGGAAGATATTAGCGCCCCCCGCTGTTTTGAAATTGAACAGCGATTACAAGAGGAACTAGATATTCCTGTGTTTCACGATGACCAACATGGTACCGCGATTGTAGTCTTAGCGGCTCTCACCAATGCTTTGCGATTAGTCGGTAAATCCCTAGACAGTGTGCAGATTGTGATCAACGGCGCCGGGGCAGCGGGGGTGGCTGTGGGTAGGTTGTTGCGGGCAGCGGGAGCACAGTACATTATTCTCTGCGATCGGGAGGGGATCATCTCCCAGGCAAGACAGAATTTAACTGCTTCCAAGGCAGAATTTGCCGTTGACCGATCGGGCACATTAGCAGATGCCTTAGTGGGGGCGGATGTCTTTTTAGGCTTAAGCATTGGTAACGTCCTCACGGTAGAGATGGTGAGGAGTATGAACAAAGAACCGATCGTTTTTGCCATGGCAAATCCTATTCCCGAAATTGCCCCCGAATTAGTTACCAACTGTGTAGCAGTGATGGCTACGGGCAGAAGCGACTACCCCAATCAAATCAACAATGTGTTAGCCTTTCCTGGAGTTTTGCGGGGGGCCTTGGATGGCAGGGTTAAACGGATTACAACCGAGATGCACCTAGCCGCAGCCAGAGCCATTGCCAGCCTAGTCAGTGAGAGCGAATTGCGAGCAGATTATATTATTCCTTCAGTGTTTGACGATCGGGTAGCAAAGAGTGTAGCCAGTGCCATACAAAAACTCGCCTAG
- the apcB gene encoding allophycocyanin subunit beta yields MQDTITRLINNYDAAGRYLDRNAIDDLKAYFATGAARLRAASLITANAAGLVRQAGSRLFDEVPDLIRPGGNAYTTRRYAACLRDMDYYLRYATYALVAGDNYVLDERVLQGLRETYNSLGVPIGPTVRGIQILKELCMELVGERAEWLQSPFDHMSRGLSEINI; encoded by the coding sequence ATGCAAGACACCATAACAAGATTGATCAACAACTATGATGCCGCTGGGCGTTATTTGGATCGCAATGCTATTGACGATTTGAAAGCCTATTTTGCCACAGGGGCGGCGCGGTTGCGGGCAGCGAGTTTGATTACGGCTAATGCCGCTGGTCTAGTCCGCCAGGCTGGTTCCCGCCTCTTTGATGAAGTTCCCGACCTCATCCGTCCGGGAGGGAATGCCTACACTACTCGCCGTTATGCCGCCTGCCTGCGGGATATGGACTACTACCTGCGCTATGCTACCTACGCTCTGGTAGCGGGTGATAACTATGTCCTGGATGAACGAGTGTTGCAGGGCTTGCGGGAAACCTATAACTCTTTGGGTGTACCCATCGGTCCTACAGTGCGGGGTATCCAGATTTTGAAGGAACTGTGCATGGAGCTGGTAGGGGAAAGGGCGGAATGGCTGCAGTCTCCCTTTGACCATATGAGTCGTGGACTCAGTGAGATCAATATCTAA
- a CDS encoding FIST C-terminal domain-containing protein: protein MKWVTGISRKVSLEAAIGEVVEQVKGGLGKLSADLGFLFVSHAFASEFPRVLPLLQEKFPIPHLIGCGGSGVIGNGQELELEPGITLLVGHLPGVFLRTFHLNPDRLPDLDSPPQAWQELIGIGGTEQPGFVLLVDGFSFPITDFLQGLDFAYPQSVKVGGLASGGGQGSNALFCGRYLYNRGAVGAAFWGDIRLDAIVAQGCRPIGDLLQVTACERNIVTKLNDRPALDVLQQIVNRLSDRDRRLAQRSLFVGIVMNEFRTEVKQGDFLIRNIIGVDPGSGAIAIGDRIRPGQRLQLHLRDADTSAEDLQNALKQYPYPNPRGALMFSCTGRGEGLYQKPNFDSGLFQQRFGAIDFAGFFCGGEIGPVGGTTFLHGYTSVFGILREP from the coding sequence ATGAAATGGGTAACTGGAATTTCCCGCAAGGTTTCCCTAGAAGCAGCGATCGGGGAAGTGGTAGAGCAGGTCAAGGGAGGCTTAGGCAAGTTGTCAGCGGATTTGGGCTTTTTGTTTGTCTCCCATGCCTTTGCCAGCGAGTTTCCTAGGGTACTGCCGCTACTACAGGAAAAATTCCCTATCCCCCATTTAATAGGTTGCGGGGGGAGTGGGGTGATTGGTAATGGTCAGGAACTGGAACTAGAGCCGGGGATCACTCTCTTAGTGGGACATTTGCCAGGTGTTTTCCTGCGCACATTCCACCTTAATCCCGATCGGTTACCAGATTTAGACAGCCCGCCCCAAGCCTGGCAGGAACTGATTGGTATTGGTGGAACAGAGCAGCCGGGGTTTGTGCTCCTCGTGGACGGCTTTTCCTTCCCGATTACGGATTTCCTCCAGGGCTTAGACTTTGCTTATCCCCAGTCAGTCAAAGTAGGGGGTTTAGCCAGTGGCGGGGGGCAAGGCAGTAATGCTCTCTTCTGTGGGCGCTATCTCTACAACCGGGGAGCAGTGGGAGCAGCTTTTTGGGGCGATATTCGTCTGGATGCCATTGTGGCCCAGGGTTGTCGCCCGATCGGTGACCTCCTCCAAGTGACAGCCTGTGAAAGGAATATAGTGACCAAATTAAACGATCGTCCCGCCCTGGATGTCCTGCAGCAGATAGTCAACCGCCTCAGTGACAGAGACCGCCGTTTAGCCCAGCGATCGTTGTTCGTGGGGATCGTGATGAACGAATTTCGCACAGAAGTCAAGCAGGGAGATTTTCTTATCCGTAACATTATTGGAGTTGACCCTGGTTCTGGGGCAATTGCCATAGGCGATCGGATTCGACCGGGACAAAGACTACAGCTGCACTTACGGGATGCCGACACCTCAGCGGAAGATTTACAAAACGCCCTTAAGCAGTACCCCTACCCCAACCCCAGGGGGGCTTTGATGTTTAGTTGCACTGGCAGAGGGGAGGGACTATACCAGAAGCCCAACTTTGACAGTGGACTATTCCAGCAGCGCTTTGGGGCTATTGACTTTGCTGGTTTCTTCTGTGGCGGTGAAATTGGGCCGGTGGGGGGCACCACCTTTCTCCATGGCTATACCTCCGTATTTGGGATTTTGCGCGAGCCTTAG
- the glgX gene encoding glycogen debranching protein GlgX, translated as MTDVLPGTSYPLGATLREDGVNFCLFSRNAYAVELLLFDDVDDPRPSRVIDLDPQKNRTFHYWHVFVKHLQEGQLYGYRVFGPYAPYLGHRFDGNKVLLDPYTKAVAMGKHYSRLAAMRPGDNAAQCLKSVVVGQGGYDWEEDTPIHRPFAKTVIYEMHVAGFTQHPSSGLPDHLRGTYRGVIEKIPYLQSLGITAVELLPVQYYDPQDARPGLTNYWGYSPLAFFAPYSGYSSASDPIGVINEFKDMVKALHRAGIEVILDVVFNHTAEGDQHGPTFSFKGLENSVYYILDPQGMGYKNYSGCGNTLKTNHGIVQRLILDCLRYWVAEMHVDGFRFDLASVFSRGESGQILKNPPILWAIEFEPVLAGVKLIAEAWDAGGLYQVGSFVGERFTEWNGPYRDDVRKFVKGDDGIVEHFASRIIASPDIYRQPNREPNRSIHFITCHDGFTLNDLVSYNEKHNWNNLEDNKDGANDNFSWNCGVEGETDDPEINQLRLRQIKNFFTILFISQGTPMILMGDEVRRTQKGNNNAYCQNNEISWFNWDSVEKEAHLLRFVQSLIRFAQERAILAVEQFLHIGFDEYQPSIVWHGVELEEPDWGYFSHSLAFTLYHPKPQEEYLHVICNAYWEPLDFALPPLPPNWHWHRIVDTYLPSPDDFSPPETAAYVASDRYRAMPRSTIVLMALAR; from the coding sequence ATGACCGATGTGCTACCAGGAACCAGTTACCCCTTGGGCGCAACTCTGCGGGAGGACGGGGTCAATTTTTGCCTATTTTCCCGCAATGCCTATGCTGTGGAGTTACTGCTGTTTGACGATGTGGATGACCCTCGCCCCAGTCGGGTGATTGACCTTGATCCACAAAAAAACCGCACTTTTCACTACTGGCACGTATTTGTGAAACACCTGCAGGAAGGGCAACTCTATGGTTATCGGGTATTTGGCCCCTATGCCCCCTACCTAGGCCATCGCTTTGACGGCAACAAGGTCTTGTTAGACCCCTACACCAAGGCAGTGGCGATGGGAAAACACTACAGTCGTTTAGCAGCTATGCGCCCGGGGGACAACGCCGCCCAGTGTCTCAAGAGCGTAGTGGTAGGACAAGGGGGTTACGACTGGGAAGAGGACACACCTATTCACCGTCCCTTTGCCAAAACCGTGATCTACGAGATGCACGTGGCTGGCTTTACCCAGCATCCCAGTTCCGGTTTGCCCGACCATCTACGGGGTACCTATCGCGGTGTGATTGAAAAAATTCCCTACCTCCAGTCCCTGGGCATTACGGCTGTGGAACTCCTACCTGTACAATACTACGACCCCCAGGATGCCCGCCCCGGTCTAACTAACTACTGGGGCTATAGTCCTTTAGCTTTCTTTGCCCCCTACAGTGGTTATAGTTCCGCCTCTGATCCGATCGGTGTAATTAACGAATTTAAGGACATGGTGAAGGCACTGCATCGGGCAGGTATCGAGGTAATTTTAGATGTAGTTTTTAACCATACTGCCGAGGGAGACCAGCACGGTCCTACTTTTTCCTTCAAGGGGTTGGAAAACAGTGTGTACTACATTCTTGACCCCCAGGGGATGGGTTACAAAAATTACAGTGGCTGCGGCAACACTCTAAAAACTAACCACGGCATTGTCCAACGCCTAATCTTGGACTGTCTGCGCTACTGGGTAGCGGAAATGCATGTAGATGGCTTCCGCTTTGACCTAGCCTCTGTCTTTTCCCGCGGCGAGTCGGGGCAAATTCTTAAAAATCCGCCAATCCTGTGGGCGATCGAGTTTGAACCAGTCCTGGCGGGGGTAAAATTAATTGCCGAAGCCTGGGATGCGGGGGGGTTGTACCAAGTGGGTTCCTTCGTGGGAGAGCGCTTTACGGAGTGGAATGGACCCTACCGCGATGATGTCCGCAAGTTTGTCAAGGGGGATGATGGCATAGTTGAGCATTTTGCCTCTCGCATCATTGCCAGTCCTGATATTTACCGCCAACCGAACCGCGAACCCAATCGCAGTATCCATTTTATTACCTGTCACGATGGTTTTACCCTAAATGATTTGGTGTCTTACAACGAAAAACACAACTGGAACAATCTGGAAGACAATAAAGACGGAGCTAATGATAACTTTAGCTGGAACTGTGGCGTAGAAGGGGAAACGGATGACCCAGAAATAAATCAGCTGCGTCTGCGGCAAATCAAAAATTTCTTTACGATTTTATTTATCTCCCAGGGGACACCGATGATTTTGATGGGCGACGAAGTGCGCCGCACCCAAAAAGGGAACAATAACGCCTACTGCCAGAATAATGAAATCAGTTGGTTTAATTGGGATAGCGTAGAAAAGGAAGCCCATTTACTGCGATTTGTCCAGAGCTTAATTAGATTTGCCCAGGAACGAGCAATCTTGGCAGTGGAACAGTTTTTGCATATTGGCTTCGATGAATATCAGCCCTCGATCGTTTGGCATGGGGTAGAATTGGAGGAGCCGGACTGGGGTTATTTCTCCCATAGTCTAGCCTTTACCCTCTATCATCCCAAACCCCAGGAAGAATATCTCCACGTCATTTGTAATGCCTATTGGGAACCCCTGGATTTTGCCCTGCCACCTTTACCCCCTAACTGGCATTGGCATAGAATTGTGGACACCTATTTACCCAGTCCCGATGATTTTTCTCCCCCTGAGACTGCTGCTTATGTTGCCTCCGATCGCTATCGGGCGATGCCCAGAAGTACCATTGTCTTAATGGCTCTAGCGAGATAA
- a CDS encoding DegT/DnrJ/EryC1/StrS family aminotransferase: protein MMRIPIFDLKEQYRQLATEIDRAIANVLQSGQFILGNDVQFFEQEISEYLGVKYAITTNSGTDALMISLRSVGIVPGDEVITTPFSFFATAEAISNIGAVPIFVDVDPLTFNINTQQIRSAITSKTRAILPVHLFGCPANLSDIIAIAQEYNLKVIEDCAQSFGAKYLGCNNCNCDLELRSKIWGKYTGTIGDCGAFSFFPTKNLGAYGDGGLIVTNDAQVAETARKLRVHGSISKYQNEMLGYNSRLDTLQAAILRVKLPYVEKWNTKRREIAYTYTQILQEVKGIITPSISEGHVFHQYTIRVLSGKRQGLIDLLHKEGIGTMIYYPVPLHLLPVYRGQYPSFPIAEQLAQEVLSLPIYPELELKTIVEIAHTIKQCWNCL, encoded by the coding sequence ATCATGCGCATTCCCATTTTTGACCTGAAGGAACAATATCGCCAACTAGCTACAGAAATCGATCGGGCAATTGCCAATGTCTTACAGAGTGGGCAATTTATTCTCGGCAATGATGTGCAGTTTTTTGAACAAGAAATAAGCGAGTATTTAGGTGTAAAGTATGCAATTACTACCAATTCTGGGACAGATGCCTTGATGATTAGCTTACGATCGGTGGGTATTGTTCCTGGGGATGAAGTGATTACTACTCCCTTTAGCTTTTTTGCCACAGCGGAGGCAATTAGTAATATTGGTGCCGTACCTATTTTTGTCGATGTTGACCCCCTTACTTTTAATATTAACACCCAGCAAATTAGGTCAGCTATTACCAGTAAAACCCGTGCCATTTTACCTGTCCATCTGTTTGGCTGTCCTGCTAATCTCAGTGACATAATTGCGATCGCCCAGGAATACAACCTGAAAGTTATTGAAGACTGTGCTCAATCCTTTGGTGCTAAGTATTTAGGCTGTAATAACTGCAACTGTGATTTAGAGCTGCGCAGTAAAATTTGGGGGAAATACACAGGCACGATTGGTGATTGTGGAGCATTTTCTTTTTTTCCCACGAAGAATTTAGGTGCCTATGGGGATGGGGGATTGATAGTGACAAATGATGCGCAAGTGGCTGAGACAGCTAGGAAATTACGGGTGCATGGTTCTATTAGCAAATATCAGAACGAAATGTTGGGCTATAACTCCCGTCTGGATACCCTACAGGCAGCGATTTTGCGGGTGAAATTACCTTATGTTGAAAAGTGGAATACTAAGAGACGGGAGATTGCCTACACCTACACTCAGATTTTGCAGGAAGTCAAAGGTATTATTACCCCTTCTATTAGTGAGGGTCATGTTTTTCATCAATACACAATTCGCGTTTTGTCTGGCAAAAGACAGGGGCTGATTGACCTGCTACACAAAGAAGGCATCGGCACTATGATTTATTACCCTGTCCCCCTCCATCTTTTACCTGTCTATCGCGGTCAGTATCCCTCTTTTCCCATAGCGGAACAACTAGCACAGGAAGTTTTAAGTCTACCTATTTATCCTGAACTAGAACTCAAGACAATTGTAGAGATTGCCCATACTATAAAACAATGTTGGAATTGTCTGTAA
- a CDS encoding MFS transporter — protein sequence MDNKKPLTLWQKLSYGLGDFGAAITVNIVSFYLLFFLTNIAKLSPTRAGLVLLVGKLWDGTNDPIIGWLSDKTRSAVGRRLPWMIHSAVPLGISFFLLWLVPFKGENWLFSYYVVVALLFNTFYTAVNLPYAALTAELTDDYNERTVLTGFRFSFSIGGSILSLVVALVVFKLLCKSSSSCQESFPYTVLGGIIASLCVITTFGCIVGIKQRVKEQNRGETEIRSGQISLPKQIMSVLSNVPFLYVVGIYFCYWLALQITASIIPFYVTSWMRLDNADFTQVMLAVQGTALGMLFVWSRLSQHFGKRGVIFMGVPLWLIAQVGLYLLQPGQVVWMYLLAILAGCGLSTAYLIPWSMVPDVTDLDELNTGERREGIFYAFMVLLQKMGLAVGLFLLGLMLDATGFVRGQLVQPESALQAIRLAIAPIPATLLVLTLVLAYFYPLTQSVHHEIRLQLQERRKTQNLTDNSNIVL from the coding sequence ATGGATAACAAAAAGCCTCTTACACTATGGCAGAAGCTATCCTACGGCTTAGGGGATTTTGGTGCTGCTATTACAGTTAACATAGTTTCTTTCTACCTCTTATTTTTCCTGACCAATATCGCCAAATTATCACCAACTAGGGCAGGGCTGGTTTTATTAGTAGGTAAGTTGTGGGATGGTACTAATGATCCCATCATTGGTTGGTTGAGCGATAAAACTCGATCGGCTGTAGGTCGGCGGCTGCCCTGGATGATACACAGTGCTGTACCTTTGGGGATTAGTTTTTTCCTATTGTGGCTAGTTCCTTTTAAGGGAGAGAATTGGCTGTTTTCCTACTATGTGGTAGTTGCCCTGTTATTTAACACCTTTTACACTGCTGTTAACTTACCCTATGCTGCCCTTACAGCGGAATTAACCGACGACTATAACGAACGGACTGTGTTAACTGGGTTTCGCTTTAGCTTCTCTATTGGTGGCAGTATTCTCAGTTTAGTAGTTGCTTTAGTTGTATTCAAGCTATTGTGCAAATCATCGTCTAGCTGTCAGGAATCTTTCCCCTATACTGTGTTAGGTGGGATTATTGCTAGTCTTTGTGTAATTACTACTTTTGGTTGTATTGTTGGCATTAAACAGCGGGTAAAGGAGCAGAACAGAGGAGAAACAGAGATTAGGTCTGGGCAAATTTCTCTGCCGAAACAGATTATGTCTGTCTTGAGTAATGTACCATTTTTATATGTAGTTGGTATCTATTTCTGCTACTGGCTGGCGCTACAAATTACAGCGTCGATTATCCCCTTCTACGTAACAAGTTGGATGAGACTAGATAATGCTGACTTTACTCAGGTGATGTTGGCAGTACAGGGAACAGCCCTAGGGATGTTATTTGTGTGGAGTAGATTGAGCCAGCACTTTGGTAAACGGGGGGTAATTTTTATGGGAGTTCCCCTCTGGTTGATAGCACAGGTAGGCTTATACTTGTTGCAGCCAGGACAGGTAGTGTGGATGTATTTGTTAGCAATTTTAGCTGGCTGTGGCTTATCTACTGCTTATTTAATCCCCTGGTCGATGGTACCCGATGTCACTGATTTAGATGAGTTAAATACAGGGGAAAGGCGGGAGGGTATTTTCTATGCTTTTATGGTGTTGTTGCAAAAAATGGGCTTAGCAGTGGGCTTGTTTCTACTCGGACTAATGTTGGACGCAACGGGTTTTGTGCGTGGGCAACTTGTGCAACCAGAGAGTGCTTTGCAGGCAATTAGGCTAGCGATCGCTCCTATTCCCGCTACTTTACTGGTATTGACTCTAGTGCTTGCCTATTTCTATCCCCTCACCCAATCTGTTCACCACGAAATTAGATTGCAGTTGCAGGAACGCCGGAAAACACAAAACCTTACAGACAATTCCAACATTGTTTTATAG
- a CDS encoding alpha/beta hydrolase — protein MSFLLFVQHGMGDTNQRAYYCGKLLGAPAEFIIAPNLGWWHTWWRIEPLIEKVRAEVERQRQRYPDLPWRIVGHSMGGLIWLELLHRHPQWHDRVESLTLVGSPVGGAELSRILDPLRLGIGIAKDLGTNRRPIAEVIAQKIPTLSVASDLGDGSDSVVTIGSTQFKYCQWLCLPGIFHIDLRTDIKVIQAIRDFWQNPQITLPPDNLQQKLLDYFRAVPGIVDGSYRDFPRARIAYRTAEGLTVRLWQNPLGVLHVFIGDAEGKCCFVGYTGWLHRGELERSIAALPEQFEEILPVA, from the coding sequence ATGTCTTTCTTGCTGTTTGTCCAACATGGAATGGGAGATACCAACCAACGCGCGTACTACTGCGGCAAGCTGCTAGGTGCACCTGCAGAATTCATCATTGCTCCCAATTTAGGCTGGTGGCATACTTGGTGGCGCATTGAACCTTTGATTGAAAAAGTCAGAGCTGAAGTGGAACGACAACGACAACGTTATCCTGATCTGCCTTGGCGGATTGTGGGGCATTCTATGGGGGGATTGATCTGGTTGGAATTGTTACATCGCCATCCCCAATGGCACGATCGGGTGGAGAGCTTAACCTTGGTTGGTTCCCCTGTGGGCGGTGCGGAACTCAGTCGCATACTTGATCCCCTCAGGTTGGGCATAGGAATCGCCAAGGATTTGGGTACCAACCGCCGCCCTATTGCAGAAGTAATTGCGCAAAAAATTCCTACCCTCAGTGTGGCGAGTGATTTAGGTGATGGTAGTGATAGCGTAGTCACGATCGGGTCAACACAATTCAAATATTGCCAATGGCTGTGTTTACCTGGTATTTTTCATATTGATTTGCGAACTGACATCAAGGTAATTCAAGCGATCAGAGATTTCTGGCAGAATCCCCAAATTACACTTCCTCCCGACAATTTACAACAAAAACTATTAGACTATTTTCGTGCTGTACCAGGTATAGTTGATGGCAGTTATCGGGATTTTCCTAGAGCCAGAATAGCCTACCGTACGGCTGAGGGATTGACTGTGAGGTTATGGCAGAATCCCCTAGGTGTTTTACACGTCTTTATAGGAGATGCAGAGGGGAAATGCTGTTTTGTAGGCTACACTGGCTGGTTGCACAGGGGAGAGCTAGAACGATCGATTGCTGCCTTACCTGAGCAGTTTGAGGAAATTTTACCTGTAGCTTGA
- the ribBA gene encoding bifunctional 3,4-dihydroxy-2-butanone-4-phosphate synthase/GTP cyclohydrolase II, which translates to MTWQFDSIEAALQDLRGGKLIVVVDDENRENEGDLVGAAQFATPEMINFMATHARGLICLAMTGERLDQLDLPLMVERNTDENQTAFTVSIDSRFTTTGISAEDRSRTIQAAIHADTKPEDLRRPGHVFPLRAREGGVLKRAGHTEAAVDLARLAGLYPAGVICEIQNEDGSMARLPQLVDYCQRFNLKLISIADLISYRLANEKLISLDAVAHLPTIFGDFQVYAYRNLLDQSEHLAIVKGDRNKFPEMDVMVRVHSECLTGDALGSLRCDCRGQLQSALKMIEHAGAGVVVYLRQEGRGIGLVNKIKAYALQDQGLDTVEANEKLGFPPDLRSYGIGAQILRDLGVRRMRLITNNPRKIAGLRGFNLEVVDRVPLLIEANDHNQRYLKTKATKLGHFLAN; encoded by the coding sequence ATGACTTGGCAGTTTGACTCGATCGAAGCGGCATTGCAAGACCTACGGGGGGGGAAACTGATTGTTGTAGTGGACGATGAAAACAGAGAAAATGAGGGGGATTTAGTCGGAGCTGCTCAGTTTGCCACACCCGAAATGATTAACTTTATGGCAACCCATGCCAGGGGTTTAATTTGTTTGGCAATGACAGGGGAAAGACTCGACCAATTGGATTTACCTTTGATGGTGGAGCGCAATACAGATGAAAACCAGACAGCTTTCACAGTGAGTATTGATAGCCGTTTTACCACTACAGGAATTTCTGCAGAAGACCGATCGCGCACTATCCAGGCAGCCATTCATGCCGATACCAAACCAGAAGACCTAAGAAGACCGGGTCATGTTTTTCCTTTAAGGGCAAGGGAAGGAGGAGTGTTAAAACGGGCAGGTCACACTGAAGCAGCCGTCGATTTAGCACGTTTAGCAGGTCTTTATCCCGCTGGGGTGATCTGTGAGATTCAAAATGAAGACGGATCGATGGCGCGTCTACCGCAGTTAGTAGATTATTGCCAAAGATTTAATCTGAAGTTAATCAGTATTGCTGACCTCATTAGTTATCGTTTAGCCAACGAAAAACTCATATCCTTAGATGCTGTTGCCCATTTGCCCACTATATTTGGGGATTTCCAGGTCTATGCCTATCGCAATCTTTTAGACCAATCAGAACATCTAGCAATCGTCAAAGGAGATAGGAATAAGTTTCCTGAAATGGATGTGATGGTACGGGTACATTCTGAGTGTTTGACGGGGGATGCCTTGGGGTCATTGCGCTGTGATTGTCGGGGGCAGTTGCAGAGCGCCCTCAAAATGATTGAGCATGCAGGGGCAGGGGTAGTGGTATATTTGCGGCAGGAGGGGAGAGGGATTGGTTTAGTGAACAAAATTAAAGCTTATGCCCTGCAAGACCAGGGTTTGGACACGGTAGAAGCCAACGAAAAGCTAGGTTTTCCCCCTGACCTACGTTCCTACGGTATTGGTGCCCAGATTTTGCGCGACTTGGGGGTTAGAAGGATGCGGCTAATTACCAACAATCCCCGTAAAATTGCGGGCTTGAGGGGGTTTAACCTAGAAGTCGTCGATCGGGTACCATTGTTAATAGAAGCTAATGACCACAACCAACGCTACTTAAAAACAAAAGCAACAAAACTTGGTCACTTCTTAGCTAATTGA